The Dissulfurirhabdus thermomarina DNA window TCCCGGAGGGGCGGGAGATAGATGGGGAAGACGTTCAGGCGGTAGTAGAGGTCTTCCCGGAATTGCCCGGCCGCCACGGCCTCCTCGAGGTTCTTGTTGGTGGCGGCCACGATGCGGACGTCGCACCGGATGGGCCGCGCCCCGCCGAGGCGCTGGAACTCCCGCTCCTGGATCACGTGGAGGAGCTTCACCTGGACGTTGTGGGGCAGTTCCCCGATCTCGTCGAGAAAGATGGTCCCGCCCTCGGCCTGCTCGAAGCGGCCCGGCTTCCGGGCGGTGGCCCCGGTGAAGGCCCCCCGCTCGTGGCCGAAGAGTTCGCTCTCGATGAGGGTCTCGGGGAGCGCGGAGCAGCTCACCGTGACGAAGGGGCGGTCCTTCCTCGGGCTGTTGAAGTGGATGGCCCGGGCCGCCATGGATTTTCCCGTTCCGCTCTCGCCGCGCAGGAGCACCGTGGCGGTGCTGCCCGCCACCCGGTGGATCATCTCGAAGACCTCCACCATGCGGCTCGACTTCCCCACCAGGTTGTCCAGCCCGTATTTCTCCTCGAGGGCCCGCCGGAGGGTCAGGTTCTCGGAGAGCAGCTGTTCCCGCTCGGCGTTGATGGCCTGGAGGCGGCTGACGGTCTGGGCCACGAGGCCGCTGATGATGGTGAGGAGCCGGAGGTCTTCCTCGAAGGAGACGGTGCCGTCGAAGAGGCGGTCCACGCTCAGGGCCCCGATGGTCTCCCGCCCGGCCTGGATGGGGACGCAGAGGAAGGAGATGTCCTTGCGGTGGAGGTCGCCCCGGCTCCGGGTGCGGTTCAGGAAGCGGGGTTCCTCGCTGATCCGCGGCACCACCAGGGGTTTGCCCGTGGCCACCACCTGCCCCGTGATGCCCTCCCCGATCCGGTAGCGCCCGCGGCGGCGGGCCTCGGCGGAGAGGCCGTGGGCCACCTCGATCTCGAGGGCCCCGGTCCGGGGATTCACGATGGTGACGGTCCCCCGGCTCATGCCCATGCGGGCGGCGAGGATCTCCATGACCTCCCGGAGGGCCGCCTTGAGATCGGCGGCCGCCACCAGGGCGCGGGTCACCTCGTAGAGGCAGCCGAGTTCCTGGAGCTCCCGCGACGGCGGCGGCCCGGCGGCGGGCGCGGCGGTCCGCTTCCGCGGCCGGCGGGTCTCGGCGGAGCGGGGGACGTTCACGCGGCACGCCTCCGGTGGCGGCGGGGCGTCCGGGAGACGGGGGGGCGGCCTGGTGTCGAGGGTGCCTGCATCGTGCCTCAGGCCGCCTCCGCCGCGAGCCGGGCCTCGACCAGCTCCGCCACCCGTTCGCCCGACAGCAGCATGCCGCCGAAGATGGGCCCCATCCGGAAGGAGCCGAAGGTGGCGTTGGCGGCCATGCCCGTGACGAAGACGCCGGGGAAGGCCTCGCGGGTGTTCGCGAGGGTGGTGGTCTCGGCGATGTCCGCCCACATGGAGCGCTCGCCCACGATCCCGCCCGTCTCGGTGAGGAGGCGGACGTCGTTCTTCCGCAGCAGCACCTTGAGGACCTCGGTGGGGTGCCCCGTGGCCTCGATGACACAGCGCGCCCGGACGCTCAGGGGATCCACGTGGAGGCCCTGGGTCTCCACCGGGGTCCAGTTGATCACGAGGCCCGTGACGCGGTTTTCCCGGACGAGGACGTCTTCCACGCTCACGAGGTTGAAGAACCGGGCCCCCGCCCGGCAGGCGAGGCTGGCCAGGGTGGCGGTGCATTCCACCGAGTCGGCGGTGAAGTAGCCTTCCCCCGCCTCCCGTACGCGGACGCCGAGGCCCTTGAGGATCTCGGCGGCGGCCTCCTGGACCACGATCTCGTTGAACATCATGCCCCCGCCCCACATGCCGCCGCCGGGGGCGAGCTTGCGTTCGAACAGGGCCACCTTGCGGCCCTTCTCCGCCAGGCGCATGGCCGCCAGCATGCCGGAGGGCCCGGCGCCGACCACGGCCACGTCGAGGTCGAGACAATCGGAGAGCTTGGAGAAGTAGCGGTCGACGATGGCCCGGCTGATCTGGATCTCGTCTAGGGACATGGGTGCGGGACCTCCCGGTTCGGTGATGGCCCCCGGGCCTTGGGGGCCGGGCGGCGTGGCCAGGACTTTACCGGAGTCCGACAAATTTGCAAAGCCCGTGGCCGGCCGGGAGGGGGATCAGGCGCCGGCGGCGGGTGCCTCCGCCGCGGGTTTTTCCGGGCGGGCGGCGGCCTCCGCCTCGGCCCGGGCCTGCTTCGCCACCGCCTTCAGCACCCGGTCGAGGTCCACGGCGGCCAGCGACCGGTCGTAGGCGGCCGTGGCCCGGGAGAGGAGGTCCCGGAGGGTGGCGTCCACCCCGGCCACCTCCACGGGCTGGGCCGGGTAGGGCGGGCGGAAGACCCGGACCACCTCCACCAGGGAGATCTGGTCCAGGGGCCGGGCGGGAAGGAAGTGCCCGGTCCCCTCCTCGCGGACCACCAGGCCCGCACCCACCAGGGGCCGGGCCAGGCGGTAGAGCTGGGCCTGGGAGGTGTTCATCTGGCGGGCCAGGGTGCCGAGGGGGACCGGAGCCGTCCCCCCGGCGAAGTGCCAGGCGACGAGGGTCATCATGCGCAGCCCCAGCACCTCGGGGGCGGCGGGGGCGGCCTCGGGGTCCGCGCCGCCGTGGGCGAGGAGCCAGGAGCGGTTCTGGAAGCAGTAGGAGACCTCCGCGCCGTAGAGCACCACGCCCCAGGTGACGAAGAGCCAGAGCATGAAGAGGGGGATGGTGCCCAGCGACCCGTAGAGCTTCGAGTAGGTGAGGATGTTGGCGCTGTAGACCGTGTAGGCCTTGGCGGCCACCTGCCACAGGACCCCGCCCATCAAGGCGCCCACCGTGGCGGAGGTGGCCTTGACCCGGACGCTGGGCATGAAGAAGTACGTCCCCCAGAGGAAGGCCCAGGACGAGAGGTAGGGGATGGCCCGGATGAGGCGCAGGGGGAGGTACTGCGCCACCAGCGCCATGCTGGGCGACGTGGTCAACAGCAGCATGATGATGAGCGGGATGGCCATGAGGATGGGCCCCAGGGTGAACATGGTCCAGTAGACCATGACCTTGCTCCAGAGGGGCCGCTTGCGGTCCGCCTGCCAGATGCCGTTCAGGGCCTGCTCGATCTCGATGAGGAGGAAGAAGGCGAGCACCACCAGCACCAGGGTGCTCAGCGAGCCGATGGGGGCCCCCTGGGCCCGGGCCACGAGGCCCTTGATGATCTCGAGCACCCGCTGCTGGCC harbors:
- a CDS encoding YhjD/YihY/BrkB family envelope integrity protein, producing the protein MERITWPIAKRHLVLLGRILLFALRKFLRDHCLTSAQALTFTTIFSLIPVLAIAFTLFQLFGGLSQLESLVFDYLSEILTPGGQQRVLEIIKGLVARAQGAPIGSLSTLVLVVLAFFLLIEIEQALNGIWQADRKRPLWSKVMVYWTMFTLGPILMAIPLIIMLLLTTSPSMALVAQYLPLRLIRAIPYLSSWAFLWGTYFFMPSVRVKATSATVGALMGGVLWQVAAKAYTVYSANILTYSKLYGSLGTIPLFMLWLFVTWGVVLYGAEVSYCFQNRSWLLAHGGADPEAAPAAPEVLGLRMMTLVAWHFAGGTAPVPLGTLARQMNTSQAQLYRLARPLVGAGLVVREEGTGHFLPARPLDQISLVEVVRVFRPPYPAQPVEVAGVDATLRDLLSRATAAYDRSLAAVDLDRVLKAVAKQARAEAEAAARPEKPAAEAPAAGA
- a CDS encoding sigma-54 interaction domain-containing protein, with protein sequence MNVPRSAETRRPRKRTAAPAAGPPPSRELQELGCLYEVTRALVAAADLKAALREVMEILAARMGMSRGTVTIVNPRTGALEIEVAHGLSAEARRRGRYRIGEGITGQVVATGKPLVVPRISEEPRFLNRTRSRGDLHRKDISFLCVPIQAGRETIGALSVDRLFDGTVSFEEDLRLLTIISGLVAQTVSRLQAINAEREQLLSENLTLRRALEEKYGLDNLVGKSSRMVEVFEMIHRVAGSTATVLLRGESGTGKSMAARAIHFNSPRKDRPFVTVSCSALPETLIESELFGHERGAFTGATARKPGRFEQAEGGTIFLDEIGELPHNVQVKLLHVIQEREFQRLGGARPIRCDVRIVAATNKNLEEAVAAGQFREDLYYRLNVFPIYLPPLRERRTDILLLAEHFLAQFARENEKAIHRISSPAIDLLVQYHWPGNVRELQNCMERAVLVCDEDVIRARHLPPTLQTAASAPGSGRRAPSLADAVAAFEKELIEEALKESRGNQTRAAALLDTSLRIINYKIHKYGIDPSRFKNPA
- a CDS encoding sulfide-dependent adenosine diphosphate thiazole synthase, whose translation is MSLDEIQISRAIVDRYFSKLSDCLDLDVAVVGAGPSGMLAAMRLAEKGRKVALFERKLAPGGGMWGGGMMFNEIVVQEAAAEILKGLGVRVREAGEGYFTADSVECTATLASLACRAGARFFNLVSVEDVLVRENRVTGLVINWTPVETQGLHVDPLSVRARCVIEATGHPTEVLKVLLRKNDVRLLTETGGIVGERSMWADIAETTTLANTREAFPGVFVTGMAANATFGSFRMGPIFGGMLLSGERVAELVEARLAAEAA